GCCGGTCGAGGGCTacttagcaagaccttgtctagaaacaacacacaacaacaacaagagaaCAGTTAGCCGTGGATTAGATAACGTTATCATCCTAAAGCATCAAGTCCTCCTTTCCTTTCGCCCTAGGTGCTTTCAAATCTCTGGACAAGAACGGCACTGGACAGATCCAAGTGAACATCCAGGAGGTGAGGTTGCTTCTCTCGGGGGTGGGTGCTGAGCTCTGAGTTGCGGCCCCTCCTCTCCGATACGCCCAGCAGGCCTGGGCGAGGTGCTCAtctgttccttcctctcccagtGGCTGCAGCTGACTATGTATTCCTGAACGGGGACCCAGACCCGCCCTCTCAGCTCACTGTGGAGCCGCCTTGCACCCTgatccgccgccgccgccgccgccgccgccatatTTTTATGGCCATGTCCCGCTCTCCACAGgctcttcttctccctgtctgGTACCCAGCTTCCCAGTCAGCAGCCAGAGCCCAACATGCCCCAGCTTGCCATGCCCCGGGTTACCTCTGGCTCTGAGACAAGCTAGCCTGCTCTGCTGAAGggtcaccccaccccagcacacccaccccacaccctccGTTACCTCCGCCCTGTGTGCCAAGCCTAGCACTGCGTGCTTCCATGTCCCAAGGGCGCCGTCTCACTCCTGCCCTACACACCCTGTTACACACTCACTCAGTTACCTCCCAGGCAGCCAAATAAACTCCAGGCCACGGCAGGCCCACACACCCCAGAGCCTGTGCCTGCACTCTGTTTCCCCAGGTGTCAGGCCAGGGGGAAATAAACTCTGTCTGCTGCTTCCTATGGGCTGCTGCCTGAGtgttgagaggtggctcagaggccAGGAAGGAGGAACAATCTTTACGGGAGGAActtgggtatttatttatttaatgtgtatgtgtataatgtgcatgtacatatgtgcgcCATGTATTTGccatcctctggaactagaggtacaaGGGGTTGTgagtcacgggggggggggggtgctgggaacctacaCCCTCTGTAATAGCAGCAAAGTGCCGTCTCCCAGCCGCAGGAGTGGCTTGGGGTGCCTACCTTTGGGGCTGGACCTGCATATTTCCTGCTCTGACTCCTTTTCTCCCATACTGTTCTTAGCCGGGCTTTGCTGAGGCTTCACCTGGATCCTATGCAGGCTCAGAACGGGACTCGGAATCCCCAATGATCCCCTTGCAGCTCCCAAAGTTTCCAAGGTGTTAAGAGCGCTCAGGGACCCTCTGTACTCTGTCCCttacgcacacgcacacgcacacgcacacgcacacgcacacactggtGGATTCTATGTTCTTCCACTCGGTTATATCACCGAGTTCAGTCTTGGCACCACCAATCTTGAGCCTACCCCTGCTCCACGGAGCACCACCAGTCCAGGCCCTTGGTCCCCCAGTAGGCATCTAACGCAGGTTGCCCTACGCACAGCACTGGCCCAGCATGAGGGGCCAAGATCTGGGGTAAGTGGTTTTCCATTGGGTAGACATCCCTGGATGATGGGAAGGTGGGTTGGgacgcacagacacacaggccagAACCGGGTGGAGTTCTCAAGAGGTCCGCAGGTTTATTGATGTTTGTCCAAGTCCTCCAAGATTCTTGGTGTCACTTCTTGTGGGGGAAGGAGGCCCAGCCCAGGCAGTATAAGCTGTAGGCAGTGCCTAAGAGGGGTGAATAACAAATGAGACCCGTATTCCGGCTCAGCCTCTCACAGGGCCTCCGAAGACCCCTCCTGATGTTGCCCTATCCCCTCAGGGATCACAGCTCCAGCTCAGTTGTCAACTTCCTCCCACACTGcattcctgggggtgggggatcccCGCCCCCACCTGTTTTGATATGGACCAGGTAGGAGCTtagtttggggtggggtgggcagaccCATCACTAGCCCGATCCCTCAGGTAACCCATTGCTCCCCCAAGCACTAGTCCGTCCGTCCTCAGACCTCATCAGCTCAGGACTCACCTCTCCTGAAGCACTAACTCACCCAGATCCCGACTAGTCCACAACCCAAGCAAGCGGGCGGGCCTGCACTCACCCCCCAGCGTCAGGGCCATGGTCAGTCTGTACAGGGCGCTGTCCATTCCCCCGCCCTTCAGGTGTACTGGGAGGTCGTTGTTGGCCTGCGTGCGAGGGGTGATGTTGGCAAGGTTGCTGGCTCCGGCACAGACCTCCACTTTTGGGCCATGCTACCCCACCCCA
The sequence above is drawn from the Peromyscus leucopus breed LL Stock chromosome 1, UCI_PerLeu_2.1, whole genome shotgun sequence genome and encodes:
- the LOC114681638 gene encoding cytochrome c oxidase subunit 7A1, mitochondrial, encoding MRALRVSQALIRPFSSSARSHLENRVAEKQKLFQANNDLPVHLKGGGMDSALYRLTMALTLGGTAYSLYCLGWASFPHKK